A window from Mytilus galloprovincialis chromosome 8, xbMytGall1.hap1.1, whole genome shotgun sequence encodes these proteins:
- the LOC143043652 gene encoding uncharacterized protein LOC143043652, with protein sequence MATAATGEQEFDIFTCPICLEKLKSPKSLPCSHSFCEVCIGEFILSTERRTGHKLSSYPCPVCRSDVTPTNPEDEISQWTSALPQNVTISARMDHSESSKQECHLCKTESIQNKATHWCRDCSEAFCDDCLRIHNRMKISVNHKVVKIEEIRVCDSGGEPEFSLISDKCSVHTSKILVAFCFDHQELCCLLCVTAQHRKCDNVQAFEEMTNLNTDGIEFFESILKKLKAKAEELIEEKKSKYEQLSGSFKDIELAAKTSATSIKDRVDILLSSFLKELNIARDEQRIVFDDKLKAGGNLLGYVISLMKTTKSVREYGTLNLILIHLKRSENELKSRIEETRSTLNVKSVDGAGFAINNKLHQVEKADGFGIIEFALNMPIYLNEFMNQLGSCLTKIKLKLRHKKTMSFEFNVCAICMMDKIILLGGGAEFGKLSAVNCDTGTCIAKITSQKGIKRLAYDTETLSIFASCYDVHIHMCRLHELEFKSFKEIKIGGQYNGGLCIFDGFVYIIVNEELKKMKIDNQVSGLQKCFDIKTKSYSTSKGLATDGKNKRLLYTSAKGEVVATRTDGSEIFCYKDEHMNFIVSVAVNNQGCIVACDQSGKLHVISEDGKQRKTLLDKFDKIKEPRDLCFDKSGKVLFVCGDKSVEEYEVLY encoded by the coding sequence ATGGCAACGGCTGCAACAGGTGAACAAGAATTTGACATTTTCACTTGCCCGATATGTTTAGAGAAACTTAAATCTCCTAAAAGTTTACCATGTTCTCACAGCTTTTGTGAAGTATGTATCGGTGAGTTTATTTTATCGACAGAACGTCGGACGGGACACAAACTTTCGAGTTACCCTTGCCCAGTTTGTAGATCTGATGTCACGCCTACCAACCCAGAGGATGAGATATCACAGTGGACATCGGCATTACCCCAAAATGTTACAATATCAGCACGAATGGACCATTCAGAATCTTCGAAACAAGAGTGTCATCTATGCAAAACAGAAAGCATTCAAAATAAAGCAACACATTGGTGTCGGGATTGCAGTGAAGCGTTTTGTGACGACTGCTTACGAATTCACAACCGTATGAAGATTTCTGTAAATCATAAGGTTGTGAAAATCGAAGAAATCAGAGTGTGTGACAGCGGAGGCGAGCCTGAATTTAGTTTGATTTCTGATAAATGTTCAGTTCATACCTCAAAAATCTTGGTAGCTTTCTGTTTTGACCATCAAGAACTTTGTTGTTTGCTCTGTGTAACAGCGCAGCACAGAAAATGTGATAATGTCCAAGCTTTTGAAGAAATGACAAATCTTAATACGGATGGAATCGAATTTTTTGAATCtatattgaaaaaattaaaagctAAAGCTGAAGAATTGATTGAAGAAAAGAAAAGCAAGTATGAACAGCTTAGCGGTTCTTTCAAAGATATCGAGTTAGCCGCTAAAACATCCGCCACGTCAATAAAAGACCGAGTCGATATTCTACTGTCATCATTTTTGAAGGAGCTAAATATAGCACGCGATGAACAAAGAATTGTTTTCGACGATAAATTAAAAGCAGGCGGTAATCTGCTAGGCTACGTCATTTCATTGATGAAGACTACAAAGTCTGTTCGAGAGTATGGCACATTGAACCTCATCCTAATACACCTCAAAAGGTCTGAAAATGAGTTAAAATCTAGAATTGAGGAAACAAGATCAACTTTAAATGTAAAATCAGTTGATGGAGCAGGATTTGCTATCAATAATAAATTGCATCAAGTAGAAAAAGCAGACGGTTTCGGGATAATCGAGTTTGCTTTAAATATGCCAATTTATTTGAATGAATTCATGAATCAATTGGGTAGctgtttaacaaaaattaaactaaaattGAGACACAAAAAAACAATGTCTTTTGAGTTTAATGTTTGTGCTATTTGTATGATGGACAAAATTATCTTATTGGGTGGCGGTGCTGAGTTTGGGAAGTTAAGTGCTGTTAATTGTGATACTGGCACATGCATAGCGAAAATTACTTCACAAAAAGGGATAAAAAGACTGGCTTACGATACCGAAACCCTTTCTATTTTTGCTTCATGTTATGATGTGCACATACATATGTGCAGGTTACATGAACTTGAATTCAAATCATTCAAAGAAATTAAAATCGGCGGTCAGTACAATGGTGGACTATGTATCTTTGATGGGTTCGTGTATATTATTGTAAATGAAGAACTGAAAAAGATGAAGATTGATAACCAAGTCAGCGGTTTACAGAAGTGTTTTGACATAAAAACAAAGAGCTATAGTACCTCCAAAGGACTTGCGACTGATGGAAAAAACAAACGTTTGCTGTATACGTCTGCCAAGGGCGAAGTAGTAGCAACAAGAACTGATGGCTCCGAAATATTTTGCTACAAGGACGAGCATATGAATTTTATAGTTTCCGTTGCCGTTAATAATCAAGGATGTATAGTAGCATGTGATCAATCTGGTAAATTGCATGTGATATCAGAAGATGGAAAGCAAAGGAAAACTCTGTTAGATAAGTTTGACAAAATCAAAGAACCACGCGATCTTTGCTTTGATAAGTCCGGCaaggttttgtttgtttgtggaGACAAGTCTGTAGAAGAATATGAAGTTTTGTACTAA
- the LOC143043653 gene encoding uncharacterized protein LOC143043653 — protein MHYSLIFLCFLLQATTVRKESLLRSKFLEIDGLLSTGNDVIRHIEDTIDPVDVALVFICFMIAYLVRKRRQLNRRLIKELAFMKITFIQNDKVISGLQPYLEDARSKNSTLEMPLRRLARSCSKLDQDVDQKMAEIEGLSVQFSRFKKNWNNQAAPYYETPLITMLAHVEEANVHAELSRLKKFIESELKSLKSVNEYNRYLLDQAEDDVDRLLIVEGL, from the exons ATGCATTATTCCCTTATCTTTCTATGTTTTCTGCTCCAAGCGACAACCGTTCGTAAAGAGTCATTGCTTAG atCGAAATTTCTGGAAATCGATGGATTGCTAAGTACTGGTAATGATGTCATTAGACATATTGAG GATACTATTGATCCTGTAGATGTCGCTTtggtttttatatgttttatgataGCTTATCTTGTCCGCAAACGCCGTCAACTGAATAGAAGGCTAATAAAAG aacTGGCATTTATGAAAATTACATTTATTCAAAACGATAAAGTTATATCTGGATTACAACCATATCTTGAAG aTGCTAGAAGTAAAAACTCAACCCTTGAGATGCCGTTACGGAGGCTAGCAAGATCCTGCAGCAAACTTGATCAAGACGTGGATCAAAAGATGGCAGAAATTGAGGGGCTGTCTGTCCAATTTTCCCGTTTTAAGAAAAATTGGAATAATCAGGCAGCCCCTTATTATGAGACTCCACTGATCACAATGCTTGCTCATGTCGAAGAGGCAAACGTTCACGCTGAACTAAGCAGACTTAAAAAATTTATTG aGAGTGAGTTGAAGTCATTGAAATCAGTAAATGAATATAATAGGTACTTATTAGACCAAGCGGAAGATGATGTAGACAgattactcattgttgaag GTCTGTAA